One window of Serinus canaria isolate serCan28SL12 chromosome 3, serCan2020, whole genome shotgun sequence genomic DNA carries:
- the LOC103821294 gene encoding transmembrane protein 121-like, with the protein MVPPPPVSKPHVCLSTVLIMTSLVLMDAYLVEQSQGSRKLGICVMVAVGDICFLLVLRYVAIWVGAEVKTAKRGYAMILWFLYVFVLEIKVYFVYQNYKADRKSLDLIARKALTLLLSICIPALYVLLVATEHMEYVRTFKKKEDLRNRLFWVIVDMLDVLDIQANLWEPQKKGLPLWAEGIMFFYCYILLLVLPCVSLCEISMQGIGIMPHRMMLYPMLSMLTVNIATIFIRGSNMVFFRDARVSSIFMGKNMLAIGMKVCMFVQYQRHQHHTPPGPDPQHSTPAQPPMGLRKARDQPACPEELAQDNT; encoded by the coding sequence ATGGTTCCCCCACCACCTGTCAGCAAGCCCCATGTGTGCCTCTCCACAGTGCTCATCATGACCAGCCTCGTCCTCATGGATGCCTACCTggtggagcagagccagggctccAGGAAGCTGGGCATCTGTGTCATGGTGGCAGTGGGTGACATATGCTTCCTGCTAGTCCTCCGCTATGTGGCTATCTGGGTTGGGGCAGAGGTAAAGACAGCAAAGCGAGGATATGCCATGATCCTCTGGTTCCTCTACGTCTTCGTTCTGGAGATCAAAGTCTACTTTGTATACCAGAATTACAAAGCTGACCGGAAAAGCTTGGATCTCATCGCCCGCAAAGCGCTGAccttgctgctctccatctgcaTCCCAGCTCTCTACGTGCTGTTGGTGGCCACGGAGCACATGGAGTACGTCAGAACATTCAAGAAGAAGGAGGATCTCCGCAACCGCCTTTTCTGGGTCATTGTGGACATGCTGGACGTGCTGGACATCCAGGCCAACCTGTGGGAGCCTCAGAAGAAAGGGCTGCCGCTCTGGGCTGAGGGCATCATGTTCTTCTACTGCTACATCCTGCTCCTGGTCCTGCCCTGCGTGTCCCTGTGCGAGATCAGCATGCAGGGCATCGGCATCATGCCGCACAGGATGATGCTGTACCCCATGCTGAGCATGCTCACCGTCAACATCGCCACCATCTTCATCCGAGGCAGCAACATGGTCTTCTTCAGGGATGCCCGGGTCTCCAGCATCTTCATGGGCAAGAACATGCTGGCCATTGGGATGAAGGTCTGCATGTTCGTGCAGTACCAGCGGCACCAGCACCACACCCCGCCGGGGCCGGACCCGCAGCACAGCACCCCAGCCCAGCCGCCCATGGGGCTGCGCAAGGCCCGGGAccagcctgcctgccctgaggagctggcCCAGGACAACACGTGA
- the NPAS4 gene encoding neuronal PAS domain-containing protein 4 yields the protein MTIFCSHCHRPLQAEMSCLPARAKQASSAPRPFRSTKSASKARRDQINAELQALRSLLPISAQEKERLSYLHTMALVCLRLRGAQLFPPGLAPPMGPALGTELLSLLPGFLLVLSADSKLVYISENVAQVLGLSVVELLAQGDTVFDILDGRVGEDVHKKLLLAQEEPGREVTFVSEMRTSKAFRLQHGGNRVVAVCGRFVALHWPPSPSTTAFLALCTPLVQSPTDGEAASQDDIFQSMHLLDMTFIDVTESVTYHLGYHREELVGQSWYSLLHPEDADLAAAQHRAVALGAGPGPAAGTSVLRVLRKDRAWSWLRVWARRDGGCITCTCRCLREEEAAHLRARQPRAAAPPAGRDLGRLAEQLRALADSLSPPATATPCRWPRPEEAEDDASVCLGNSLLHHPAQFLRFPFEQKIGYNIPSVLSQVSSVQRC from the exons ATGACCATcttctgcagccactgccaccggccactgcaggcagagatgAGCTGCCTGCCTGCGAGGGCCAAGCAGGCGTCCAGCGCCCCGAGGCCGTTCAG GTCAACCAAGAGTGCTTCCAAGGCTCGCCGAGACCAGATCAATGcggagctgcaggcactgcgctccctgctgcccatctCTGCGCAGGAAAAGGAGCGGCTCTCCTACCTGCACACCATGGCCCTGGTGTGCCTCCGGCTGCGGGGGGCTCAGCTGTTCCCTCCAG GCTTGGCTCCTCCTATGGGACCGGCCCTTGGCACAGAACTACTCTCCCTGCTCCCGGGGTTTCTGCTTGTGCTCTCAGCAGACAGCAAGCTGGTCTACATCTCAGAGAATGTGGCTCAGGTCCTGGGCCTCTCCGTG GTGGAGCTGCTCGCCCAGGGGGACACGGTCTTTGACATCCTGGATGGGCGAGTGGGAGAGGATGTGCACAAGAAGCTCCTCCTTGCCCAGGAAGAGCCTGGCAGGG AAGTCACTTTTGTCAGCGAGATGCGCACGTCCAAGGCCTTCCGGCTGCAGCACGGGGGCAATCGGGTGGTGGCAGTGTGCGGGCGCTTTGTGGCCTTGCACTGGCCACCCTCCCCCTCCACCACAGCCTTCCTGGCTCTCTGCACACCCCTTGTGCAGTCACCCACAGATGGCGAAGCTGCTTCCCAGGATGACATATTCCAGAGCATGCATCTCCTGGACATGACGTTTATTGATGTCACGGAGAG TGTCACCTACCACCTAGGCTACCACCGGGAGGAGCTGGTCGGTCAGTCGTGGTACAGTCTCCTGCACCCTGAGGATGCTGAcctggcagctgcccagcacagggccgTGG CGCTgggggccgggcccgggccggCAGCGGGGACCTCCGTGCTGCGAGTGCTGCGCAAGGACCGCGCCTGGAGCTGGCTGCGCGTGTGGGCGCGGCGGGACGGCGGCTGCATCACCTGCACCTGCCGCTGCCTTAG ggaggaggaggcggccCACCTGCGCGCCCGgcagccccgcgccgccgccccgcccgcgggCCGGGATCTCGGCCGGCTGGCCGAGCAGCTCCGCGCCTTGGCCGACAGCCTCTCGCCGCCCGCCACCGCCACTCCCTGCCGCTGGCCTCGTCCCGAAGAAGCCGAGGACGATGCCTCTGTCTGCCTTGGGAACTCTCTGCTGCATCACCCTGCCCAGTTCCTTCGGTTTCCTTTCGAACAGAAAATAGGGTACAACATTCCAAGCGTGCTCTCACAGGTGTCGAGTGTTCAGAGGTGCTGA
- the RRP36 gene encoding ribosomal RNA processing protein 36 homolog, which translates to MCHRSLWEESKHEEAVLESRKCPCYQQVTVAYQEVQKEGNNSQNNEGGKWQEEKLNGQQRQQRTDQSDMSFEELLRVQSDARTRVSRKVPGRKKTAKPTKATLKQQQGKKGPLEMSAKKPVPFLRQVVPVRKKVQRDPRFDDLSGEYKPEIFMKTYSFLDSIKKQEKEMVQKQLKKCRNMEQKEKLQRLLNRMTQQEQAQKKQQKLRERELSLKRQQRELAKQGKKPFFLKKSEKRKLELAEKYAELKRSGKLESFLNKKRKRNAIKDKRHLPSQKNL; encoded by the exons ATGTGCCACAGGAGTCTGTGGGAGGAGAGCAAACACGAGGAGGCTGTGCTTGAGAGCCGGAAATGCCCCTGTTATCAGCAGGTAACAGTAGCTTATCAAGAGGtgcaaaaagaaggaaacaattCACAAAATAATGAAGGGGGAAAAtggcaggaggaaaaattaaatggacaacagagacagcagagaaCAG ATCAGTCTGACATGTCCTTTGAGGAACTCCTGAGGGTGCAGAGTGATGCAAGGACTAGAGTGAGCAGGAAGGTGCCTGGTAGGAAGAAAACTGCAAAGCCTACCAAAGCTACACTGAAGCAGCAACAAGGCAAAAAGGG gcCATTGGAGATGTCAGCCAAGAAGCCTGTACCTTTCCTGCGACAAGTTGTCCCTGTTAGGAAGAAG GTCCAGAGAGACCCTCGATTTGATGACCTGTCTGGAGAGTATAagcctgaaatatttatgaagaCATACAGCTTCCTGGACAGCATCaagaagcaggagaaggag ATGgttcagaagcagctgaagaaatGCCGGAACATGGAACAGAAGGAGAAACTTCAGCGGCTCCTGAACCGTATG ACACAGCAGgaacaggcacagaaaaaacagcagaagtTGAGAGAGAGGGAGCTGTCTTTGAAAAGACAACAGAGGGAATTGGCCAAGCAGGGAAAGAAACCCTTCTTCCTAAAGAAAT ctgagaaGCGGAAATTGGAGCTAGCCGAGAAGTATGCAGAGCTGAAGAGGAGTGGAAAGCTGGAGAGCTTCCTGaacaagaagaggaagaggaatgCCATCAAAGACAAGCGCCATCTGCCCTCACAGAAGAACTTGTAA